The following coding sequences lie in one Streptomyces xiamenensis genomic window:
- a CDS encoding TOMM precursor leader peptide-binding protein codes for MAAAFDTIAGTRPRIRRDVLYTQTPGGVLFHNADGGFHLAGRTAYRFATLIVPHLDGGTPLRDICAGMGEQQRAMVASLVGSLYERDFARDAKEPAAGDADVLPEDIAERFAAQIAYVDHYADDARRRFAAFRATRVLVLGTGECAQWAQLSLIRNGAATVTAERVGGRVRQEAAGFPVEVREGTDPAGADVVLVTGDDALIRTHALLAAGLPEGQQVIPVWTFGERVITGPRAAAGSAGCVSCALLRLGASVDAAAAAERWSEIAAGTVAEPDAPGDGALTGPVAAMTGNLLGYEVFRAATGALPAETDGQILVQDLESLDVVAEPLRPHPRCRLCGPTAPAADGPPQDLPDALTVARTATVESARDAEELVDRLNGLATALVRPHAGIFARYDDESLTQLPLKVARVELPLGPAGGPRTIAAFDVHHLAGARLRALRTAAAVYVERVVPAPLLPGGPGTLPTLLAGANQEVAAWSAVTSLLTKERAAVPAAALRPYGPHNRDRHRLTGSGGTGAGETPAEAAGHALLSALAQDALVRAVRGNTRVGPLAREDADPELTFLRTAAGRLDLEVELLGLGEAERSGAHVVLARAADGRWAAGADTGRRAAAVTALRDLLGQAQLPGADLGDPLLPDLAPGTLATTAAPAPAAPDTTLEAVLDRLRVAGRDVLYTDTTPADLRSGGLYTARVLLTEATADAEH; via the coding sequence ATGGCCGCAGCGTTCGACACCATCGCCGGCACCCGCCCGCGCATCCGGCGCGACGTGCTGTACACCCAGACCCCGGGCGGGGTGCTGTTCCACAACGCCGACGGCGGCTTCCACCTCGCCGGGCGCACCGCGTACCGGTTCGCCACGCTGATCGTGCCGCACCTGGACGGCGGGACGCCGCTGCGCGACATCTGCGCCGGCATGGGCGAGCAGCAGCGCGCGATGGTCGCCTCGCTCGTCGGTTCGCTGTACGAACGTGACTTCGCCCGCGACGCGAAGGAACCGGCCGCCGGTGACGCGGACGTGCTGCCCGAGGACATCGCGGAACGGTTCGCCGCGCAGATAGCCTACGTGGACCACTACGCGGACGACGCGCGGCGCCGCTTCGCGGCCTTCCGCGCCACCCGGGTCCTGGTGCTGGGCACCGGCGAGTGCGCGCAGTGGGCGCAGCTGAGCCTGATCAGGAACGGCGCCGCCACCGTCACCGCGGAGCGGGTGGGCGGGCGGGTCCGGCAGGAGGCCGCCGGCTTCCCGGTCGAGGTGCGGGAGGGCACCGACCCGGCCGGCGCCGACGTGGTGCTGGTGACCGGCGACGACGCGCTGATCCGCACCCACGCGCTGCTCGCCGCGGGCCTGCCCGAGGGACAACAAGTCATCCCGGTGTGGACCTTCGGCGAACGCGTCATCACCGGGCCGCGCGCGGCGGCGGGCAGCGCCGGCTGCGTCTCCTGCGCGCTGCTGCGGCTGGGCGCCTCGGTCGACGCCGCAGCCGCCGCCGAGCGGTGGAGCGAGATCGCCGCAGGCACGGTGGCCGAGCCGGACGCGCCCGGTGACGGAGCGCTGACCGGCCCCGTCGCGGCGATGACCGGGAACCTTCTCGGCTACGAGGTGTTCCGGGCGGCGACCGGCGCGCTGCCCGCCGAGACGGACGGTCAGATCCTCGTCCAGGACCTCGAATCGCTGGACGTGGTCGCCGAACCGCTGCGCCCCCACCCGCGCTGCCGGCTGTGCGGGCCCACCGCCCCCGCCGCGGACGGACCGCCGCAGGACCTGCCCGACGCCCTGACCGTGGCCCGCACCGCGACGGTGGAATCCGCCCGGGACGCCGAGGAACTTGTGGACCGGCTCAACGGCCTGGCCACCGCGCTGGTCCGCCCGCACGCCGGGATCTTCGCCCGCTACGACGACGAGTCGCTGACTCAGCTGCCGCTGAAGGTGGCCCGGGTGGAACTGCCGCTGGGCCCGGCCGGCGGGCCCCGCACCATCGCCGCCTTCGACGTGCACCACCTCGCGGGCGCCCGGCTGCGCGCGCTGCGCACGGCGGCGGCCGTGTACGTGGAACGGGTCGTCCCGGCGCCGCTGCTGCCCGGCGGTCCCGGCACGCTGCCGACGCTGCTCGCCGGTGCGAACCAGGAGGTCGCGGCGTGGAGCGCGGTCACCTCGCTGCTGACCAAGGAGCGGGCGGCCGTACCCGCCGCCGCGCTGCGCCCGTACGGCCCGCACAACCGCGACCGGCACCGGCTCACCGGCAGCGGTGGCACCGGCGCCGGGGAGACGCCGGCCGAGGCGGCCGGGCACGCGCTGCTGTCCGCGCTGGCGCAGGACGCGCTGGTCCGGGCGGTGCGCGGGAACACTCGGGTGGGCCCGCTCGCGCGGGAGGACGCCGACCCGGAGCTGACGTTCCTGCGCACCGCCGCCGGGCGGCTCGACCTGGAGGTGGAACTCCTGGGCCTGGGCGAGGCGGAGCGTTCCGGCGCCCATGTGGTGCTGGCCCGCGCCGCCGACGGCCGCTGGGCCGCCGGGGCCGACACCGGACGCCGTGCCGCCGCCGTCACCGCCCTGCGCGACCTGCTCGGCCAGGCCCAGCTTCCCGGCGCCGACCTCGGCGACCCGCTGCTGCCCGACCTGGCCCCCGGCACCCTCGCCACCACGGCCGCCCCCGCCCCGGCAGCCCCCGACACCACCCTCGAAGCCGTCCTGGACCGGCTGCGCGTGGCGGGCCGCGACGTGCTGTACACCGACACCACCCCCGCCGATCTGCGCTCCGGCGGCCTGTACACCGCCCGCGTCCTGCTGACGGAGGCCACCGCCGATGCCGAGCACTGA
- a CDS encoding TOMM precursor leader peptide-binding protein, which translates to MPTAELAALIRQVRPQADVAPLGLHNALADTSPVAADGTPVRLYGRYAIVGPTPAPGGDRPRPCARCLERRWQAVRSVALRDALELDPAHPTRAAGAYPYATPFAADTLTALIGARERDGGPHAVVHLVDLQTLGVRRYPLLPDPECPACGRTEPDTARAATLTLRPAPKHRPGTFRVRPIDAYDLPTDAYANPVCGALGSTVVYDVSSTSTSATIGCFSMRSGEYLRETFWGGHADSFGTSVRIGILEGLERYAGMRARGRTAAVRDSLDGLRERGIPALDPRVCGLYSDAFHRDNPHVPPFTADRVIPWVWGHSLRDHRPLLVPEVLTYYHAPGLENRFVQESSNGCASGGSLEEAIYFGLMEVIERDAFLLSWYGRAALPELDPYSSTRPATRHMVDRLAMYGYEARFFDTRVSFPVPVVTGVAVRPDGGMGRMCFGAGAGLDPESALASALCEIATDAVNLPGRTARDEERLRAMAADFGLVRALHDHPLVYGVPEMGEHASFLLDGPRGPLHPLGERFGDGTVPAVSDDLREDLAACTAAVTGAGFDVVVVDQTMPEQRDLGLTTVSVLVPGLLPIDFGWSRQRALGMPRMRTALREAGLRATDLTPAEFNPAPHPFP; encoded by the coding sequence ATGCCCACCGCTGAACTGGCCGCCCTGATCCGGCAGGTCCGCCCGCAGGCCGACGTGGCACCGCTGGGCCTCCACAACGCCCTGGCCGACACCTCCCCGGTCGCCGCCGACGGCACCCCCGTACGGCTCTACGGCCGGTACGCGATCGTCGGCCCCACTCCCGCGCCCGGCGGTGACCGGCCGCGCCCCTGCGCCCGCTGCCTGGAACGCCGCTGGCAGGCGGTCAGGTCGGTGGCGCTGCGGGACGCCCTGGAACTGGACCCGGCGCACCCCACCCGTGCCGCCGGGGCGTACCCGTACGCGACGCCGTTCGCCGCCGACACCCTCACCGCGCTGATCGGCGCCCGGGAGCGCGACGGCGGCCCGCACGCGGTGGTGCACCTCGTCGACCTGCAGACCCTGGGCGTACGCCGCTACCCCCTGCTGCCCGACCCCGAGTGCCCGGCCTGCGGCCGGACCGAGCCCGACACCGCGCGGGCCGCCACGCTCACCCTGCGCCCCGCGCCCAAACACCGGCCGGGCACCTTCCGGGTGCGCCCCATCGACGCCTACGACCTGCCCACCGACGCCTACGCCAACCCGGTGTGCGGCGCGCTCGGCTCCACCGTCGTGTACGACGTGTCCTCCACCTCGACCTCCGCCACCATCGGCTGCTTCTCCATGCGGTCGGGGGAGTACCTGCGCGAGACGTTCTGGGGCGGGCACGCCGACAGCTTCGGCACCAGCGTGCGCATCGGCATCCTGGAGGGCCTGGAGCGGTACGCCGGGATGCGCGCCAGGGGCCGCACCGCCGCCGTCCGCGACAGCCTGGACGGGCTGCGCGAGCGCGGCATCCCCGCCCTGGACCCGCGTGTCTGCGGCCTGTACTCGGACGCCTTCCACCGGGACAACCCGCACGTGCCGCCGTTCACCGCCGACCGGGTCATCCCGTGGGTGTGGGGTCACTCGCTGCGCGACCACCGGCCGCTGCTGGTGCCGGAGGTGCTGACGTACTACCACGCGCCGGGTCTGGAGAACCGTTTCGTCCAGGAGTCCTCCAACGGCTGCGCCTCCGGCGGCTCCCTGGAGGAGGCCATCTACTTCGGGCTGATGGAGGTCATCGAGCGCGACGCGTTCCTGCTGTCCTGGTACGGCCGCGCCGCGCTCCCCGAACTCGACCCGTACAGCAGCACCCGCCCCGCCACCCGCCACATGGTGGACCGGCTGGCGATGTACGGCTACGAGGCGCGGTTCTTCGACACCCGCGTGAGCTTCCCGGTCCCCGTCGTCACCGGCGTCGCCGTCCGCCCGGACGGCGGCATGGGCCGCATGTGCTTCGGCGCGGGCGCCGGGCTGGATCCCGAATCGGCGCTCGCCTCCGCGCTGTGCGAGATCGCCACCGACGCCGTCAACCTCCCCGGCCGCACCGCACGCGACGAGGAGCGGCTGCGCGCCATGGCCGCCGACTTCGGCCTGGTGCGGGCGCTGCACGACCACCCCCTGGTGTACGGCGTCCCGGAGATGGGCGAGCACGCGAGCTTCCTGCTGGACGGCCCGCGCGGGCCGCTGCACCCGCTGGGGGAGCGGTTCGGGGACGGAACGGTGCCCGCCGTCTCGGACGACCTGCGCGAGGACCTGGCCGCCTGCACCGCCGCCGTCACCGGTGCCGGATTCGATGTCGTCGTCGTGGACCAGACCATGCCCGAACAGCGCGACCTGGGCCTGACCACGGTCTCGGTGCTCGTCCCCGGCCTGCTGCCCATCGACTTCGGCTGGTCGCGGCAGCGGGCGCTCGGAATGCCCCGGATGCGCACCGCGCTGCGCGAGGCCGGGCTGCGCGCCACCGACCTGACACCCGCCGAGTTCAACCCCGCCCCCCACCCCTTCCCCTGA
- a CDS encoding nitroreductase family protein, which yields MGYAHDYADAIMSRGRVPMEPADFVPDWSDGPRKTKFYPGTEILPLPQDDGFPDDATLARGLAGSDRGHAGFTLPALSGLLRDSYGLTGRRLGVQANTDLSALPSYPMANWSRGTASGGGLYPVAVYWAPGAGGPGLPGLHYYSARHHGMRRLLTGDVTGEIRAALGPDAPAADSYLLLGIKYWQNAFKYNSFSFHAVSMDLGALLGTWRMWARARGLEIEPALWFDEARLQRLLGVEAEAEGVFAVVPLSWAGGGTRPEGSAPAPGSVSVRHRDAERSRTVLSFDALRKMQRATAAGATDRPAPGALAPAAARPPATGGAVCALPPAAPLTMTVRGALRARRSSFGRFAAQRPLSAAQLTAALAAAHAGASLGGDSAAAGGGPELATLYAFVNHVDGVEPGAYAYDPERGALRLVSAGPPGPFLQKNYFLSNYNLEQAGVVLVPTLRTHAVLDAVGDRGYRVVNATVGAIAQATYTAAAALGIGCGVALGFDNISYREELDLLGTDEAPLLIMLLGHERPAPADFRYEIA from the coding sequence ATGGGGTACGCCCATGACTACGCGGACGCGATCATGTCGCGCGGCCGGGTGCCGATGGAGCCGGCCGACTTCGTACCCGACTGGAGCGACGGGCCGCGCAAGACCAAGTTCTACCCCGGCACCGAGATCCTGCCGCTGCCCCAGGACGACGGCTTCCCGGACGACGCGACGCTGGCGCGGGGCCTGGCCGGGAGCGACCGGGGGCACGCGGGCTTCACCCTGCCGGCGCTGTCCGGGCTGCTGCGGGACTCCTACGGGCTGACCGGGCGGCGGCTCGGGGTCCAGGCCAACACCGACCTGAGCGCGCTGCCCAGCTACCCGATGGCCAACTGGTCGCGGGGCACCGCCTCCGGCGGCGGGCTCTACCCGGTCGCCGTATACTGGGCCCCGGGCGCCGGCGGCCCCGGACTGCCGGGGCTGCACTACTACTCTGCCCGGCACCACGGGATGCGGCGGCTGCTGACCGGCGATGTGACGGGGGAGATCCGGGCCGCGCTCGGGCCGGACGCCCCGGCGGCCGACAGCTACCTGCTGCTGGGCATCAAGTACTGGCAGAACGCGTTCAAGTACAACAGCTTCTCCTTCCACGCGGTGAGCATGGACCTGGGCGCCCTGCTCGGCACCTGGCGGATGTGGGCGCGGGCGCGGGGCCTGGAGATCGAGCCGGCGCTGTGGTTCGACGAGGCGCGGCTGCAACGGCTGCTGGGCGTCGAGGCGGAGGCGGAGGGCGTCTTCGCGGTGGTGCCGCTGTCGTGGGCGGGCGGCGGAACCCGCCCCGAGGGGTCCGCGCCCGCACCGGGCTCCGTGTCGGTGCGCCACCGGGACGCCGAACGCTCCCGCACCGTCCTCAGCTTCGACGCGCTGCGGAAGATGCAGCGCGCGACGGCGGCGGGGGCCACGGACCGCCCGGCGCCCGGCGCGCTCGCCCCGGCCGCCGCGCGTCCGCCGGCGACCGGCGGCGCGGTGTGCGCCCTGCCGCCGGCCGCGCCGCTGACCATGACCGTACGGGGCGCGCTGCGGGCCCGGCGCAGCAGCTTCGGGCGGTTCGCCGCCCAGCGCCCGCTGAGCGCCGCCCAGCTGACGGCGGCGCTGGCCGCCGCGCACGCGGGCGCCTCGCTCGGCGGCGACTCGGCCGCGGCGGGCGGCGGGCCCGAACTGGCCACGCTGTACGCCTTCGTCAACCACGTGGACGGGGTGGAGCCGGGGGCGTACGCCTACGACCCGGAGCGCGGCGCGCTGCGCCTGGTGAGCGCCGGGCCGCCGGGACCGTTCCTGCAGAAGAACTACTTCCTGTCCAACTACAACCTGGAACAGGCGGGCGTCGTCCTGGTGCCCACCCTGCGCACCCACGCGGTCCTGGACGCCGTCGGCGACCGCGGCTACCGCGTCGTGAACGCCACGGTGGGGGCCATCGCCCAGGCCACCTACACGGCCGCGGCGGCGCTGGGCATCGGCTGCGGGGTGGCGCTCGGCTTCGACAACATCTCCTACCGCGAGGAACTCGACCTGCTGGGCACCGACGAGGCCCCGCTGCTGATCATGCTCCTCGGCCACGAGCGCCCCGCACCCGCCGACTTCCGCTACGAGATCGCCTGA
- a CDS encoding lantibiotic dehydratase, translating to MTLGRHFMVRVGGLPVEGVRGLRAPASRAWADEVLERTERLAAEGERIGDLLHDLVARTGAEDGGARRALLRLRREVFNNRLPRDPAADLALVGGLDPAAGRVLESWLGDRAALADRTEQGAALLSAETAAARAALRELAAEERLRSGLLLASPALDAQLDGYLRAPRDDKRSRKIERSLLAYLYRTACKTSPFATFTGVAPGEFTDDDATATARTLHAAGPWHSHPRLNVLALGRIAEAITADPVRRADLPVALASGWGREEDRVRYVRRWVTAGDDDTAVTFDTVKDRLFFLRRSGALERMLGLFERRPQLRHGELAAWLAEVSGADTAEVDRYLGALLDVGMVQIPALRTQAHDTDPLRAFQDSLRTLDRPWADDVAAALDAPAAALDRYPDADPAERRTLLAELRAQLAAVQTGLGATTARVPRTLLYEDALAPAVRAPRAAWEQPVGTGLRAVERVLPAFDLTLPQRITFQGFFLARYGRGGRCDDLLKLVHDFHEDFFDQYLSFAARRTPFDAQGRYVPEPNWLGLPALGALDAARRAFTDGVRARWDRHQDTDSGPDEDLVLDDALLDEVADALGPAAHGRQYYSHHVQLAGSLVVLNRSYGGLSFPFSRFTHALGTGTTTALRERNRALQPPGAVFAEVTGGPVTSNLNLHARLTDHEIVCPGETGSAPEEHRLHLEDLYLEHDPATDRLALRSTRLGGTEVIPVYLGYLVPLALPEVPRTLLLLSPSSMAPVDVWGGVPESEPHEGVTRRPRVRHGELVLSRRRWSAPASVLPLRGPGTGEQEWFLGWHRWRRRHGLPAQTFVTVADSGARGATGAKPQYLDADSPLSLAAFEALLKSPSAKAVFREALPGEDAALTRTERGTHVAELSVETF from the coding sequence ATGACGCTGGGGCGGCATTTCATGGTGCGGGTCGGCGGGCTGCCCGTAGAGGGCGTGCGGGGGCTGCGCGCTCCCGCGTCGCGCGCGTGGGCGGACGAGGTGCTGGAGCGCACCGAGCGGCTCGCCGCCGAGGGCGAGCGGATCGGGGATCTGCTGCACGACCTGGTCGCGCGGACCGGAGCGGAGGACGGCGGCGCCCGGCGTGCCCTGCTGCGGCTGCGGCGCGAGGTGTTCAACAACCGGCTGCCGCGTGACCCCGCCGCCGATCTGGCGCTGGTCGGCGGCCTGGACCCGGCGGCCGGCCGGGTCCTGGAGTCCTGGCTCGGCGACCGGGCCGCGCTCGCCGACCGTACGGAGCAGGGCGCCGCTCTGCTGTCCGCCGAGACCGCGGCTGCCCGCGCCGCGCTGCGCGAACTGGCCGCCGAGGAGCGGCTGCGCTCCGGCCTGCTGCTGGCCTCGCCCGCGCTCGACGCCCAGCTCGACGGCTATCTGCGCGCCCCCAGGGACGACAAGCGGTCGCGGAAGATCGAACGGTCGCTGCTCGCCTACCTCTACCGCACCGCCTGCAAGACCAGCCCGTTCGCCACCTTCACCGGCGTGGCCCCGGGCGAGTTCACCGACGACGACGCCACCGCCACCGCCCGCACTCTGCACGCCGCCGGGCCCTGGCACAGTCACCCGCGCCTCAACGTGCTGGCCCTGGGCCGCATCGCCGAGGCCATCACCGCCGACCCGGTCCGCCGCGCCGATCTCCCGGTGGCCCTCGCCTCCGGCTGGGGCCGCGAGGAGGACCGGGTCCGCTATGTCCGCCGCTGGGTGACCGCCGGGGACGACGACACCGCCGTCACCTTCGACACCGTCAAGGACCGGCTGTTCTTCCTGCGCCGCAGCGGCGCCCTGGAGCGGATGCTCGGCCTGTTCGAGCGCCGCCCGCAACTGCGCCACGGCGAACTCGCCGCCTGGCTCGCCGAGGTCAGCGGCGCCGATACCGCCGAGGTGGACCGCTACCTCGGCGCCCTGCTCGACGTCGGCATGGTGCAGATCCCGGCCCTGCGCACCCAGGCCCACGACACCGATCCGCTGCGCGCCTTCCAGGACTCCCTGCGCACCCTGGACCGCCCCTGGGCGGACGATGTCGCCGCCGCCCTCGACGCACCCGCCGCCGCCCTGGACCGCTACCCGGACGCGGACCCCGCCGAGCGCCGTACCCTGCTCGCCGAGCTGCGCGCCCAACTGGCCGCCGTGCAGACCGGCCTGGGCGCCACCACCGCCCGCGTACCGCGCACCCTCCTGTACGAGGACGCCCTCGCGCCCGCCGTCCGCGCCCCGCGCGCCGCCTGGGAGCAGCCCGTCGGCACCGGACTGCGCGCCGTCGAACGCGTCCTGCCCGCCTTCGACCTGACGCTGCCGCAGCGCATCACCTTCCAGGGGTTCTTCCTGGCCCGCTACGGCCGCGGCGGACGCTGCGACGACCTGCTGAAACTGGTCCACGACTTCCACGAGGACTTCTTCGACCAGTACCTGTCGTTCGCGGCCCGCCGCACCCCCTTCGACGCGCAGGGACGCTACGTCCCCGAGCCCAACTGGCTCGGCCTGCCCGCCCTGGGCGCCCTGGACGCCGCACGCCGCGCCTTCACCGACGGCGTCCGCGCCCGCTGGGACCGCCACCAGGACACGGACAGCGGCCCCGACGAGGACCTCGTCCTGGACGACGCGCTCCTCGACGAGGTGGCCGACGCCCTCGGGCCCGCGGCCCACGGCCGCCAGTACTACAGCCACCACGTCCAGCTCGCCGGCTCGCTCGTCGTCCTCAACCGCTCCTACGGCGGCCTGTCCTTCCCCTTCAGCCGCTTCACCCACGCGCTGGGCACCGGGACCACCACGGCGCTGCGCGAGCGCAACCGCGCCCTCCAGCCGCCCGGCGCCGTCTTCGCCGAGGTCACCGGCGGGCCGGTGACCTCCAACCTCAATCTGCACGCCCGGCTCACCGACCACGAGATCGTCTGCCCCGGGGAGACCGGCTCCGCCCCCGAGGAACACCGGCTCCACCTGGAGGACCTCTATCTGGAGCACGACCCGGCCACCGACCGGCTGGCGCTGCGCTCCACCCGGCTGGGCGGCACCGAGGTCATCCCGGTCTACCTGGGCTACCTCGTCCCGCTCGCCCTCCCCGAGGTGCCGCGCACCCTGCTGCTGCTGTCCCCCAGCTCCATGGCGCCGGTCGATGTGTGGGGCGGGGTCCCGGAGTCCGAGCCGCACGAGGGCGTCACCCGCCGCCCCCGGGTGCGCCACGGCGAGCTGGTGCTCTCCCGCCGCCGCTGGAGCGCGCCCGCCTCCGTCCTGCCGCTGCGCGGGCCCGGCACCGGCGAGCAGGAGTGGTTCCTCGGCTGGCACCGCTGGCGGCGCCGGCACGGGCTGCCCGCGCAGACCTTCGTCACCGTCGCGGACAGCGGGGCGCGCGGCGCCACCGGCGCCAAGCCGCAGTACCTGGACGCCGACAGCCCGCTGTCGCTGGCCGCCTTCGAGGCCCTGCTGAAGTCGCCGTCCGCCAAGGCCGTTTTCCGCGAGGCGCTGCCCGGCGAGGACGCGGCCCTCACCCGTACCGAACGCGGCACCCATGTCGCCGAGCTGTCCGTGGAGACCTTCTGA
- a CDS encoding lantibiotic dehydratase C-terminal domain-containing protein has product MTTPTTPMTTTAGGAWQATHIHYAANPRPLLLHCVRPLVAALEADGLLANWFFINYWLEGPHVRLRLKPADAAAEPEVRRRTAAAVDAFLAERPALYEVDAGFLKDFYNQLFEIEFPEDERGAYLNPEGQMNLRPNNSHAPMPYEPEYGKYGGPAGIELAEWHFRHSSDLVIDAFRTKNLHLRTVLLGTSAQLMTVMSAAFIPGEPELAAYLDDYYTFWHRAFPGTGFIGSTEYERKADEVGPELARWYTRIRAALDAGEPERLPGFLAGWATHCVELRERAHALALSGDLVFRSWEGDREERVTDPDEALVRLLSPYMHMTNNRLHVTIQDEAYLSHVLGRALRGWVMTS; this is encoded by the coding sequence ATGACGACGCCGACGACACCCATGACCACCACCGCCGGCGGCGCCTGGCAGGCCACCCACATCCACTACGCCGCCAACCCGCGCCCCCTGCTGCTGCACTGCGTGCGCCCGCTGGTCGCCGCACTGGAGGCGGACGGGCTGCTGGCCAACTGGTTCTTCATCAACTACTGGCTGGAGGGCCCGCATGTGCGGCTGCGCCTGAAGCCGGCCGACGCCGCCGCCGAACCCGAGGTGCGCCGCCGCACCGCCGCCGCCGTGGACGCCTTCCTCGCCGAGCGCCCCGCCCTGTACGAGGTGGACGCCGGCTTCCTCAAGGACTTCTACAACCAGCTTTTCGAGATCGAGTTCCCCGAGGACGAGCGCGGCGCCTACCTGAACCCCGAGGGGCAGATGAACCTGCGCCCCAACAACAGCCACGCGCCGATGCCCTACGAGCCGGAGTACGGCAAGTACGGCGGCCCGGCCGGGATCGAGCTGGCCGAGTGGCACTTCCGGCACTCCAGCGACCTGGTCATCGACGCGTTCCGCACCAAGAACCTGCATCTGCGCACCGTGCTGCTGGGCACCTCGGCCCAGCTGATGACGGTGATGTCGGCGGCGTTCATCCCCGGCGAGCCGGAGCTGGCCGCTTACCTCGACGACTACTACACCTTCTGGCACCGGGCGTTCCCGGGCACCGGGTTCATCGGCTCCACCGAGTACGAGCGCAAGGCCGACGAGGTCGGGCCGGAACTGGCCCGCTGGTACACCCGCATCCGCGCCGCGCTCGACGCAGGGGAGCCGGAGCGGCTGCCCGGGTTCCTGGCGGGCTGGGCGACGCACTGCGTGGAGCTGCGCGAGCGGGCGCACGCGCTGGCGCTCTCCGGGGACCTGGTGTTCCGGTCCTGGGAGGGGGACCGCGAGGAGCGCGTCACCGACCCGGACGAGGCCCTGGTCCGGCTGCTCTCCCCGTACATGCACATGACCAACAACCGACTGCACGTCACCATCCAGGACGAGGCGTACCTCTCCCACGTCCTGGGCCGCGCGCTGCGCGGATGGGTGATGACCTCATGA
- a CDS encoding peptidase M50 yields the protein MGDDLMSGAAATADYRPALRAGVLLSEPLLHGPRTVHLVHHPGGDRSFEIGVREHFLLARMDGHRTLEELGTAYAREYGRRLGDAHWRQLLALLGTKGLLAGAPEHPAPPAAERPANRLLRGSLPLVADADATATRLHRAVRPLLAARWIVPLLVLIAAMEITLALHAGVLLDGAVTVLTHPVLLAGVFALLWLSTAAHELAHGITARHYGGTVGEIGLRWRLPMVIMYCTVDNYRYLATRWRRIHVAAAGAVMNALFLLPFFVWWLLAPDGATADALAGLLFLGSLHAFTMLIPLPPLDGYTIVCQAVGATGLAGSSRTYLTAVLRRDRTALAGHPPRARRVYAAYAATALASVAAALAVLAVLAHAVLTR from the coding sequence ATGGGTGATGACCTCATGAGCGGGGCCGCCGCCACCGCCGACTACCGGCCGGCGCTGCGCGCGGGCGTGCTGCTGAGCGAACCACTGCTCCACGGGCCCCGCACGGTCCACCTGGTGCACCACCCGGGCGGCGACCGGTCGTTCGAGATCGGCGTCCGCGAACACTTCCTGCTGGCCCGGATGGACGGTCACCGCACCCTGGAGGAACTGGGCACGGCGTACGCGCGGGAGTACGGCCGGCGGCTCGGCGACGCCCACTGGCGGCAACTGCTCGCCCTGCTCGGCACCAAGGGCCTGCTGGCGGGCGCCCCCGAGCACCCCGCACCGCCCGCTGCGGAGCGCCCCGCCAACCGGCTGCTGCGCGGCTCCCTGCCGCTGGTCGCCGACGCCGACGCCACCGCCACCCGGCTGCACCGCGCCGTACGCCCGCTGCTCGCCGCCCGCTGGATCGTGCCGCTGCTGGTCCTGATCGCCGCCATGGAGATCACCCTCGCCCTGCACGCCGGGGTGCTGCTGGACGGCGCCGTCACCGTCCTCACCCACCCGGTGCTGCTCGCCGGTGTCTTCGCCCTGCTGTGGCTGAGCACCGCCGCCCACGAACTCGCCCACGGCATCACGGCCCGCCACTACGGCGGAACGGTCGGCGAGATCGGGTTGCGCTGGCGGCTACCGATGGTGATCATGTATTGCACGGTTGACAACTACCGCTATCTGGCGACGCGTTGGCGCCGTATCCATGTCGCGGCGGCCGGGGCCGTGATGAACGCCCTGTTTCTGCTGCCCTTCTTCGTGTGGTGGCTGCTCGCCCCGGACGGCGCCACCGCCGACGCCCTGGCCGGGCTGCTGTTCCTCGGCTCCCTGCACGCCTTCACCATGCTCATCCCGCTCCCCCCACTGGACGGCTACACCATCGTCTGCCAAGCGGTCGGCGCCACCGGCCTCGCCGGCTCCAGCCGCACCTACCTCACCGCCGTCCTGCGCCGCGACCGTACGGCGCTGGCCGGCCATCCGCCCCGCGCCCGCCGGGTGTACGCGGCCTACGCCGCCACCGCCCTCGCCTCCGTCGCCGCCGCGCTCGCAGTCCTCGCCGTCCTCGCCCACGCCGTGCTCACCCGCTGA